A region from the Spirochaeta thermophila DSM 6192 genome encodes:
- a CDS encoding sigma-54-dependent transcriptional regulator, protein MRFNVLVADDEKNIREGLKTFLEMEGYEVFLAEDGDRAKKILDEEDIDLVIADLKMPGMPGDELLRYVVGGYPTVPVIILTGHGTIESAVQAMRDGAFDFLTKPLNLDRLGLLVKRALSTRELVLQHRELQRELERQKKFGMLIGKSPQMKQIFEVIQQVAPTRASVLITGESGVGKERIADAIHYFSNRRDKPLIKVHCAALAESLLESELFGHEKGAFTGAHATRRGRFELADGGTLFLDEIGEISPAVQVKLLRVLQEKKFERVGGERTIEVDVRIIAATNKDLKREVEEGRFREDLYYRLNVVHIHVPPLRERKEDIPLLIAAFLKELAEENGKKIEGIDPKARAILYNYSWPGNVRELRNCIESAVVMCKGTIILAEDLPPQIREEAEGGGLIRIAVGTSLEEAEKEIIRATLAYCKGNKSRAAQILGIGRKTLHRKIQEYGLEEVVP, encoded by the coding sequence ATGAGGTTCAACGTGCTCGTCGCCGACGATGAGAAGAACATCAGGGAAGGGCTGAAGACCTTTCTCGAGATGGAAGGGTACGAAGTCTTTTTGGCCGAAGACGGTGACCGGGCGAAAAAGATCCTCGACGAAGAGGACATCGACCTGGTGATCGCCGACCTCAAGATGCCCGGCATGCCGGGGGATGAGCTCCTCAGATACGTGGTTGGTGGATATCCCACGGTGCCCGTCATCATCCTCACCGGTCACGGGACCATCGAGAGCGCGGTCCAGGCCATGAGGGACGGCGCCTTCGACTTCCTCACCAAACCCCTCAACCTCGACAGGTTGGGCCTCCTGGTGAAGCGGGCTCTCTCCACCCGGGAGTTGGTGCTTCAGCACAGGGAGTTGCAGCGGGAACTTGAGCGCCAGAAGAAGTTCGGGATGCTCATCGGGAAGAGTCCCCAGATGAAGCAGATCTTCGAGGTGATCCAGCAGGTGGCGCCCACCCGGGCTTCGGTCCTCATCACCGGGGAGAGCGGGGTCGGGAAGGAGCGGATCGCCGATGCCATCCACTACTTCTCGAACCGGAGGGACAAACCACTCATCAAAGTCCACTGCGCGGCCCTCGCGGAGAGTCTCCTGGAGAGCGAGCTCTTCGGTCACGAGAAGGGTGCTTTCACCGGGGCGCACGCCACCCGGAGGGGGCGGTTCGAGCTCGCGGACGGGGGTACCCTCTTCCTCGACGAGATAGGGGAGATAAGCCCTGCGGTCCAGGTGAAGCTCCTCCGCGTGCTCCAGGAGAAGAAGTTCGAGCGGGTGGGAGGGGAGAGAACCATCGAGGTGGATGTGCGGATCATCGCCGCCACCAACAAGGACCTTAAGAGGGAGGTAGAGGAAGGGCGGTTCAGGGAAGACCTCTACTATCGCCTCAACGTGGTGCACATCCACGTGCCGCCGTTGAGGGAGCGCAAGGAGGACATCCCTCTCCTCATTGCGGCCTTTCTCAAGGAGCTCGCAGAGGAGAACGGCAAGAAGATCGAGGGGATCGATCCCAAGGCACGTGCCATCCTCTACAACTACTCCTGGCCGGGGAACGTGAGGGAACTCCGCAACTGCATTGAGAGTGCCGTGGTGATGTGCAAGGGGACCATCATCCTGGCCGAGGATCTCCCTCCACAGATCCGTGAGGAGGCGGAAGGGGGAGGGCTCATCCGTATCGCCGTGGGCACCTCGCTGGAGGAAGCGGAGAAGGAGATCATCCGCGCAACGCTCGCCTACTGCAAGGGGAACAAGTCGAGGGCGGCGCAGATACTCGGCATAGGAAGGAAGACGCTCCACAGGAAGATCCAGGAATACGGTCTCGAGGAAGTCGTTCCATGA
- a CDS encoding J domain-containing protein, whose amino-acid sequence MDPLIERMFRIIRAELASFRRSLGFLTDEEADPYYREAWEELEASLDGYAGSFHTRDRVRPSLSPEILAAFRVLGVEPGSPYDTVKQAYREKLKKVHPDRAGKEQEEAATRETQRLNEAFETLSAWYREGRSR is encoded by the coding sequence ATGGATCCACTCATAGAACGAATGTTCCGTATCATCCGCGCGGAGCTCGCATCCTTCCGCCGCTCGCTGGGGTTCCTCACCGACGAGGAAGCCGACCCCTACTATCGGGAGGCGTGGGAGGAACTGGAAGCGTCGCTCGACGGGTACGCCGGTTCCTTCCACACTCGTGACCGCGTGCGCCCCTCGCTTTCCCCCGAGATCCTGGCGGCCTTTCGGGTCCTTGGGGTGGAACCGGGCAGCCCGTACGACACGGTGAAACAGGCCTATCGCGAAAAGCTCAAGAAGGTCCATCCCGACCGGGCCGGGAAGGAACAGGAGGAGGCGGCCACCCGCGAGACGCAACGTCTCAACGAGGCCTTCGAGACCCTCTCTGCCTGGTACCGGGAGGGACGATCGAGGTGA
- the lysC gene encoding lysine-sensitive aspartokinase 3 → MVVMKFGGTSVQDAERMDRVLSIAEEELNEGVVLVASATAKTTDRLIQLTQASARGDEESVQSILNLIKTHHFQIAHDFLEGEYLEKAVARLETLFAELGTIVKGMTLLKEVSPRTLDAVVAFGEILSTTLLYHRALQRGLKARLLDSRNYIITDDSFGNATPDIRETYRRLSSGVKVGAGDLVIMQGFIASTPDGTTSTLGRGGSDYSAAIVGAGLHASRIEIWTDVHGVMTADPRIVPEAQPIPQLSYEEAAELAYFGAKVVHPSTIQPAVEKNIPVLVKNTMDPNGPGTTITHRSPYKGLKAIATKRNITLITIQSYRMLNAYGFLSRIFDVFAEYRTPVDLIATSEVSVSMTIDNKANLHPITRELSKIGKVVVEEEKAIISLVGEDVWKTHETILNAFSALQGIPVRMITMGSSHINLSLVVADGDGEESVRRLHRAFFEKG, encoded by the coding sequence ATGGTCGTGATGAAATTCGGGGGAACCTCGGTCCAGGACGCCGAGCGGATGGACAGGGTCCTCTCCATCGCGGAAGAGGAGTTGAACGAAGGAGTGGTTCTCGTGGCCTCCGCCACGGCGAAGACCACCGACAGGCTCATCCAGCTCACCCAGGCCTCGGCCCGGGGCGACGAGGAGAGCGTGCAGAGCATCCTCAACCTCATAAAGACGCACCACTTCCAGATCGCCCATGACTTTCTCGAAGGGGAGTACCTGGAGAAGGCCGTCGCCAGGCTCGAAACACTCTTCGCCGAGCTGGGGACCATCGTGAAGGGGATGACCCTCCTCAAGGAGGTGAGTCCACGGACCCTCGATGCAGTGGTGGCCTTCGGCGAGATCCTCTCCACCACCCTCCTCTACCATCGCGCGCTCCAGCGAGGCCTCAAAGCCCGTCTCCTCGACAGCAGGAACTACATCATCACCGATGACTCCTTCGGAAACGCAACCCCCGACATCAGGGAGACCTATCGGCGGCTCTCCTCGGGCGTGAAGGTGGGCGCCGGTGATCTGGTGATCATGCAGGGCTTCATCGCATCCACCCCCGACGGGACCACGAGCACACTGGGGAGGGGAGGATCGGACTACAGTGCCGCCATCGTGGGAGCCGGCCTGCATGCCTCGCGGATCGAGATATGGACGGACGTACACGGCGTGATGACGGCCGATCCCCGTATCGTTCCGGAGGCACAGCCGATCCCCCAGCTCAGCTACGAGGAGGCGGCGGAACTCGCCTACTTCGGAGCCAAAGTGGTCCACCCGTCCACCATCCAGCCGGCGGTGGAGAAGAACATCCCGGTCCTGGTGAAGAACACCATGGACCCGAACGGTCCCGGCACCACCATCACGCACCGGAGCCCGTACAAGGGCCTCAAGGCCATCGCCACCAAGCGGAACATCACGCTCATCACGATACAATCCTACCGTATGCTCAACGCATACGGGTTCTTGAGCAGGATCTTCGACGTGTTCGCAGAATACAGGACACCGGTGGACCTCATCGCCACCTCAGAGGTCTCGGTCTCCATGACCATCGACAACAAGGCGAACCTCCATCCCATCACGCGGGAACTCTCCAAGATAGGGAAGGTCGTAGTGGAAGAGGAAAAGGCGATCATCTCCCTGGTGGGCGAGGACGTGTGGAAGACCCACGAGACGATCCTCAACGCCTTCTCCGCCCTCCAGGGCATCCCGGTGAGGATGATCACCATGGGCTCCTCCCACATCAACCTTTCCCTCGTGGTGGCCGACGGGGACGGAGAGGAGTCCGTGCGGCGACTCCACCGAGCCTTCTTCGAAAAGGGATGA
- a CDS encoding helicase C-terminal domain-containing protein, with product MKAEERISARACGKIREAIADAEGNEVVLAAWLDGAGTVDRVEVVSRGDVESAPAVLRHLERVDVVIHNHPSGVLAPSKADLSVAGILGEEGVGFYIVDNEVRHVYVVVEPLPERPLTPLPEEELAALLSPGGPFSAMPHYEYREAQVGLLREVVRAFNDDGILVAEAGTGIGKSYAYLIPALLWGTNNEERVVVSTATITLQQQLVEKDIPYVQKVLGTRVKVTLVKGRQNYLCRHRLAEVLEEGAEDLFADPDLLKALADWAVSTPTGDRADIPFHVPDEVWGQVCSEAELCMGLRCPDRERCFVLRVRKEAAASRLLVVNHHLLFSDLSMRMEGRGFDTAAVLPGFSRLILDEAHNLEDSASSFFSQVLSPEGVLRVLRRIHSRGRRGAKGVLRRLEKTLGGLEQAEEWIADLNRIAERAEALRGVWLALLPEEGTVRMDGDAVSRCAPGFESLFALQEEILGFLGEVDRLIKSLDEAMKDHPAVQEFLLHVRRLRDVARFCQAYRDRADAEQVYWVERVRRTRGEPSFRLVITPLDPGALLREHLYEAVKTLVFTSATLTVGGSFTFWEETVGLVGMGDRLRERAFPSPFPYEEHVLLSVPTDAPPPEDAGYQAYLSSLLKEVLVLSEGHALVLFTSYRMLEDTYRDVAPVLLDHNLLVLKQGEDERSRLLSRFKEIPASILFGTESFWEGVDVPGEALQLVVLCRLPFRVPSHPVLQARVERLAAEGKSPFYHRQLPEAIMRFKQGFGRLMRRTTDRGVVLVTDSRIVSRSYGRLFLSSIPRTRLAVTHTEGVLREMERFLYPG from the coding sequence ATGAAGGCAGAGGAGAGGATCAGCGCCAGGGCGTGCGGGAAGATCCGGGAGGCCATCGCCGATGCAGAGGGGAACGAGGTGGTCCTCGCAGCCTGGCTGGATGGGGCAGGGACTGTGGACCGGGTGGAGGTGGTATCCCGGGGAGATGTGGAGAGCGCACCGGCCGTCCTGCGGCATCTCGAGCGGGTGGACGTGGTGATCCACAACCATCCGAGCGGGGTGCTCGCCCCCAGCAAGGCCGACCTCTCCGTGGCGGGGATCTTGGGGGAGGAGGGGGTGGGGTTCTACATCGTCGACAACGAGGTGCGCCACGTCTACGTGGTGGTGGAGCCCCTGCCGGAGCGGCCCCTCACCCCGCTCCCGGAGGAGGAACTCGCGGCCCTCCTCTCTCCAGGCGGTCCCTTCTCTGCGATGCCCCACTACGAGTACCGCGAGGCTCAGGTCGGTCTCCTCAGGGAAGTGGTGAGGGCCTTCAACGACGACGGGATCCTCGTGGCCGAGGCCGGTACCGGTATCGGGAAGTCGTACGCGTACCTCATCCCCGCCCTCCTCTGGGGGACGAATAACGAGGAACGGGTGGTGGTGAGTACGGCCACCATCACCCTCCAGCAGCAGCTGGTCGAGAAGGACATCCCCTACGTGCAGAAGGTGCTCGGTACCCGGGTGAAGGTCACCCTCGTGAAAGGGAGACAGAACTACCTCTGCCGCCACCGGCTCGCCGAGGTCCTCGAAGAGGGGGCGGAGGACCTCTTTGCGGATCCCGATCTGCTCAAGGCGCTCGCCGACTGGGCGGTTTCCACCCCCACCGGAGACAGGGCCGACATACCCTTCCATGTGCCCGACGAGGTGTGGGGCCAGGTGTGCTCCGAGGCCGAGCTGTGCATGGGACTCCGGTGTCCCGACAGGGAGCGGTGTTTCGTCCTCCGCGTGAGGAAGGAGGCCGCTGCCTCCCGGCTGCTCGTGGTCAACCATCACCTCCTCTTCTCGGACCTGAGTATGCGGATGGAGGGACGCGGGTTCGATACCGCGGCGGTGCTCCCCGGCTTCTCCCGCCTCATCCTCGACGAAGCGCACAACCTGGAGGACAGCGCGAGTTCCTTCTTCTCCCAGGTGCTCTCTCCCGAAGGGGTCCTCCGTGTGCTTCGACGCATCCATTCGAGGGGAAGGCGGGGGGCGAAGGGCGTGCTCAGGCGGTTGGAGAAGACCTTGGGAGGACTCGAACAGGCCGAGGAGTGGATAGCCGACCTCAACCGGATTGCAGAGAGGGCCGAGGCCCTGAGAGGCGTCTGGCTCGCTCTCCTCCCCGAGGAGGGGACGGTGAGGATGGATGGGGACGCCGTCTCACGGTGTGCACCGGGATTCGAGTCCCTCTTCGCCCTTCAGGAAGAGATCCTCGGCTTCCTCGGAGAGGTGGATCGCCTCATCAAATCTCTCGACGAGGCGATGAAGGACCACCCCGCGGTACAGGAGTTTCTCCTCCATGTGCGACGTCTCAGGGATGTGGCCCGGTTCTGCCAGGCCTACCGGGATCGAGCGGATGCCGAACAGGTGTACTGGGTGGAGCGGGTACGAAGGACGAGGGGCGAGCCTTCCTTCCGTCTGGTGATCACTCCCCTGGATCCGGGCGCGCTTCTCCGGGAACATCTCTACGAGGCGGTGAAGACCCTCGTGTTCACGAGTGCCACCCTCACCGTGGGCGGTTCTTTCACTTTCTGGGAGGAGACGGTGGGACTTGTGGGCATGGGGGACAGACTGCGGGAACGCGCCTTTCCCTCTCCCTTCCCCTATGAGGAACACGTCCTCCTCTCCGTTCCTACGGACGCCCCTCCTCCGGAGGATGCCGGATATCAGGCGTATCTCTCTTCGCTCCTCAAGGAGGTGCTCGTCCTCTCCGAGGGACACGCCCTCGTACTCTTCACCTCCTACAGGATGCTGGAGGACACCTACAGGGACGTGGCGCCCGTGCTTCTCGATCACAACCTCCTCGTCCTCAAGCAGGGTGAGGACGAGAGAAGCAGACTTCTGTCACGGTTCAAGGAGATCCCGGCGAGCATCCTCTTCGGTACCGAGAGTTTCTGGGAAGGCGTCGATGTCCCTGGAGAGGCCCTTCAGCTCGTGGTCCTCTGCCGGCTGCCGTTCAGGGTCCCCTCCCATCCCGTGCTGCAGGCGAGGGTCGAGCGCCTTGCTGCGGAAGGGAAGAGTCCCTTCTATCACCGGCAACTTCCGGAAGCCATCATGCGCTTCAAGCAAGGCTTTGGAAGGCTCATGCGCCGTACCACCGACAGGGGGGTGGTCCTCGTCACCGACTCTCGTATCGTGAGCCGCAGCTACGGCCGGCTCTTTCTCTCCTCCATCCCCCGCACCCGTCTCGCCGTCACCCACACCGAGGGCGTCCTCCGCGAGATGGAGCGTTTCCTGTATCCGGGATGA
- a CDS encoding co-chaperone GroES: MKVRPLGDRVLVKIELSETKTASGIYIPQTAQEKTQMGTVVAVGDDKDNIKVKVGDKVLYDKYAGTSIKIEGEEHLILSMNDILGVVEE, encoded by the coding sequence ATGAAGGTCAGACCACTTGGCGATCGTGTACTCGTGAAGATCGAGTTGAGTGAAACCAAGACGGCCAGCGGGATCTATATTCCCCAGACGGCTCAGGAAAAGACCCAGATGGGTACGGTGGTGGCAGTAGGAGACGACAAGGACAACATCAAAGTGAAGGTGGGAGACAAGGTGCTCTACGACAAGTACGCGGGAACCAGCATCAAGATCGAGGGCGAGGAACACCTCATCCTCTCGATGAACGACATCCTGGGCGTAGTCGAAGAGTAA